Proteins from a genomic interval of Capsicum annuum cultivar UCD-10X-F1 chromosome 4, UCD10Xv1.1, whole genome shotgun sequence:
- the LOC107868916 gene encoding uncharacterized protein LOC107868916: MAKIMTQLELLTKHVMGTPAKAVNAMASKSYGDDEEASKLDEEIRFKRKKESDKLKKFLANLSNVSINIPLLEVIQEILGYAKLIKKLMYMKKLNEGDTIEVTHGFSVIVSRKVAEKKEDPGAFIIPCTIETHMFAKALCDLGASINLMTFSIYKKLRFNAPTLTSMRILMDDRSIKRPIRILFDVLVKVDKCILSVNVVILYCEMDQDIPIILGWPLLATERSIVDLEIGEIKFRVHEDEVYFKVYKTKKQPAELQVISVVDVESEEVNEGGFEDPP; the protein is encoded by the exons ATGGCAAAGATAATGACTCAACTAGAGCTTTTGACAAAGCATGTAATGGGTACACCCGCAAAAGCAGTGAATGCCATGGCATCAAAATCCtatggagatgatgaagaagctAGTAAGCTTGATGAGGAGATTAG atttaaaaggaaaaaggagAGTGATAAGCTCAAGAAATTCTTGGCCAATCTTAGCAATGTCTCTATTAATATCCCATTGCTTGAAGTAATCCAAGAAATTCTGGGTTATGCTAAGCTCATTAAAAAGTTGATGTACATGAAGAAGCTCAATGAAGGTGACACAATTGAAGTCACCCATGGTTTTAGTGTTATTGTGAGTAGAAAGGTTGCAGAAAAGAAGGAAGACCCCGGAGCTTTCATCATCCCTTGTACCATAGAAACACATATGTTTGCGAAAGCtttatgtgaccttggtgcaagtATCAACCTCATGACTTTTTCCATCTATAAGAAACTTAGATTTAATGCCCCAACCTTAACATCTATGAGAATCTTAATGGATGATCGATCGATTAAGAGACCAATCAGAATTTTGTTTGATGTTCTAGTCAAGGTAGATAAATGTATACTTTCGGTGAACGTTGTGATTCTATATTGTGAAATGGACCAAGATATACCCATCATACTTGGGTGGCCTTTATTAGCCACCGAAAGATCCATTGTTGACTTAGAAATAGGGGAGATAAAGTTTAGAGTGCATGAGGATGAGGTCTACTTTAAGGTATACAAGACAAAAAAGCAACCCGCAGAACTTCAAGTGATATCCGTGGTTGATGTTGAAAGTGAAGAGGTGAATGAAGGGGGATTTGAGGACCCACcttaa